The Chitinophagaceae bacterium nucleotide sequence CATCCCCGGTATTCGTGGTATGCAGCCAAAAGAAATTTCTGTAAAGAATCTTGCACACATCATCCAGGCACGTATGAGTGAGATCATGGATTTTGTTACCTATCATTTAAAGCAGGTTGGTTTAGATAACCGTATGCTCAACGGTGGTATTGTATTAACAGGTGGTGGTTCACAATTGAAACATCTGATTCAGTTAACAGAATATGTAACAGGATTAAATGCAAGAATTGGTTATCCCAATGAGCATTTAGCATCAGGACATATTGATGAACTGGCTAAGCCAATGTACTCAACCTGTATTGGCTTGATATTGAAAGGATACAACGTGTACGAGAATACACAGAATAAACTGAAAGGCATTGAAGTGAAAGAAGAAACCGTTGCTGAAGTAATGAATGTGTATGATGAGCAAACCGATACACATACAGTACGGATTAAAAAACGCAAGAGCCTGAAAGGATTTATGGACAGTATCAAAGACGGATTGATTGACATGTTTAATGAAGAGGAAGACAAGAAATTCTAAATACAAGTCTTGAGCCGATAGTCCTTAGCGGATAGTAAACTGACTAAAGACTAATTACTACCGACTATCGGCTAAAACAAAAACTTACAACCTAACAAACCCGGAAATTTATGATACATTTTGATCTGCCAAAAGAAAAGTCATCCATCATCAAAGTAATTGGTGTTGGTGGCGGCGGAAGCAATGCTGTGAATCACATGCATTCACAGATTATAGAAGGAGTAAACTTTATTATCTGCAATACAGATGCGCAGGCTATTGCACAGAGTTTGGTGCCAAACAAAGTACAGCTGGGCCCGCACTTAACGCAGGGATTGGGCGCTGGCGCTAATCCTGAAATTGGCCGCCAGGCAACAGAAGAAAGCCTTGAAGAAATCAAGCGCATACTTGAAGTGAATACCAAGATGGCGTTCATTACTGCAGGTATGGGTGGCGGTACAGGAACAGGTGGAGCACCAATCATTGCAAAAATCTGTAAAGATCTCGGTATTCTTACCGTTGGTATAGTAACAACTCCGTTTGGTTATGAAGGAAAGAAAAGAATCCTGCAGGCAGAGGAAGGAATTAATAAACTGAAAGACTATGTTGACACATTACTTGTGATCAGCAATGATAAACTGCGTCACCAGTTTGGTAATTTGAAAATGAAGGAAGCATTTGCCAAAGCAGATAATGTACTGGCAGCTGCAGCAAAATGTATTACGGATGTAATCAACAGCACCGGGCAGATCAATGTGGATTTTGCGGATGTATGTACTGTAATGAAAAATGGTGGTGTGGCCATACTTGGTAATGCAAGTGCAAATGGAGAAAACCGTGCACAGCGTGCTATTGAAGAAGCATTGAATTCACCTTTGCTGAATGATAATGATATAAGCGGCGCAAAATGGATTCTTATCAACATCAACAGTGCAGAAGGTGATCATGAATTTACCATGGATGAAGTGGAGATTATTCAAAACCATTTACTGAGCCAGGCTGGAGAAAATACAGATGTGATTCTTGGTTTGGGATATGATGCTACATTGGGCGATCAGATCGGTATTACATTGATTGCAACAGGGTTTGAGCAAAAGAATCCATTCGATAAAAAACCTGCTGTGGTGGAAGAAGTAAAACCAAAGCCTGAAAAAATTGTATTAACATTAGGAGAACCTGAAAAGAAAGAATACAAACAACCTGTGTTATTTGAAGAAGCAAAAGATCTCTTTGCTCCAACAATTGTAGAAGAAACAACCCCTGTTGTGCAAATGTCAACTGCACCGGTTGTAGAAACAACAAAAATTGAATTTGTACTGGAGCCTGTTTCTGTTCCTGCAATGATGCATCCGAAAGTTGAAGAAATGAAAGAAGAGTTTTCTCCAATGGCTGCTGCAAAGGAAGAACCCGTGATGCAGAAATCAATGAATCCTGTTGAACATACAAGAGAAGTAAAACCTGCTGGCGGTTTTTTACAGAAGCCGGCAGTTATTTACGCAGAACCAAAAGAAGAATCCATTCCGGAAATAAAGTCTGAAGAAAAGCCAGTTGAACTTCCCGCACAGTTACGTATTGTTAAGGACGAGGAAGAATCGTTCAATATGCAGCTGGTGGAAAAGAAGGAACAACAACCGGCGGAGAAAGAGCTTAGGAGCGATCAAAATGTTCATCTTGCTTCTTCGGAAGAGCCTCCGGTAACGGATGAGGCAGAAGAGCAACGGAAGAAAGCAGCAGAACGGTTACAGAAGTTGAGAAACCTCTCGTTTAACATTCATGCAGCTGATCCGAATAATGAGTTTGACAATGTGCCGGCATATCTCCGCCGTAATTTAGAATTGTACAATACGATTTCGTCTGCAGAGAATTTCTACAGCAATTACACTGTGCAGGCCGATGAAAATAACCAGGGTCAGATCAATACCATCAACACCTTTTTAGATGGTAAAAAACCTGACTAGCTCTGTGCTTTAGCACAGAGAAAATTTGTTTTTAGTTGTAAGGTGAATTTTAGAATGTAGAGTTTATTCGTTGTGTAAATCCCCCCGCCTGAGCGGGGGGATTATTTAGCAGGTATCAGCACTTATCGAAAAGAGTTGCGTTATGCATGCATTCTTGAAAAAATAACTCCCGCAATTAACGCCTGAAAAAATCCGTAAAGCACCCATGACCAGATCGTCATCAGGCTTACATCAATAGCACTGTAAGTAATAAGTAAGGAAGGGATAGTGGCAACTAACACATAAATGATTGCCATTTCAATTCCCTGCATAAACGCATTGCCCTTCAGCAATGATTTAAACCTGTTCCAGAACCATGCAAGTGCAAATGCCAGTATAACCGGGTGTACATAATATAAAAAGTTGCGGGATTCGTCATTTACAAATGCCGGATTGTAATACTCTTCTGCTACTTTTGGAAGCAGGATGGGCATTACAAGCAAAGCAACATAAGCAAACAGTAGTAAAGCGGCACTGGCAACAAGGCCTGAAGTGATAATTTTTTTCATTAATTGATTTTTAAAGAGGAAAGATAAAGTGAGTTTCTGTTTGTTGCAAGAGTTCAGGTAATCAGGTTTTATGATCTTAATCAGTATTGGCAGATTCCCTTTTTTACGAAATCAGGCGAATCTGAAAAACCATCCTGAACTGTAGCCCCTCAGCTTTTCCGAAATCAGTCAGGCCGGGCTGTGGGTAATCCTCCTTTAACTGCATAAATTTGAAGGAAAAGTGACTTTCTTCATTTATAAACATGATTTTGATTAGACTATTTAGATAGATGCCTGTCTAACTTTGCCCAATTCAAGCATTACTTATGACGAAGACAATTTTTATAGCCACAACGGAACCTTATAGCGGAAAGTCAATTATTGCACTTGGTATTGTAAACATGTTACTGGCCAAAGCCCGGAAAGTGGGTTATTTTAAGCCAATTATCAACGATGATCCAAAAGGAAAAAGAGATGTTGATATTGAAACTATTGTTCATCATTTCGGTCTTCCTATTGCATATGACGATACTTATGCATTTACCCGCCAGCAGGCAATGCGGCAAATGGAAGGGGAAAATCGTGGCGATCTGATCAATACAGTTATCCGGAAAGTGAAAAAGCTGGAAGAGACGTATGATTTTACAGTGATTGAAGGAAGTGATTACCTCGGTGAAGGAACGGCTTTTGAATTTGAAACAAATGTTAGCATAGCCAAGAATCTCAATGCACCGGTGGTAATGGTTATCTCAGGCGAAAATAAAACAACGGCCCAGATTGTAAATACTGCACAGACGGTATTGAGGAATTTTAAATCACGTGAAGTACAGGTGCTGGCAGTTGTTGCCAATAAAGTAAAAAAGAGTATGGTGGATGATGTGCAGCTGCTGCTTTCATCACAATTAAATGGCGGAACAATCCTTTCTGTAATACCTGAAGATAAAAACCTGCAGAACCCAACCATGAAAGAAATTCATGAGCAGTTGGGAGGTAAACTTCTTTTTGGTGAAAAACAATTAACCAACCAGGTTGACAACTTTGTTACAGGTGCCATGCACCTGCCGCATTTCCTGAACCATATTGTTGAGAATGTACTGATTGTTACCCCCGGCGACCGTGGCGATATTATTATTGGTGCATTACAGGCAGGTATTTCAGTAAATTATCCAAAGATTGCAGGCATCGTACTTACAGCAGGTATTGAACCGGAAGAACCTGTCATCCGTTTGCTGGATGGGTTGCAAACAGTGTTGCCTATCATATCTGTAAAAGAAGGAACCTTTCAAACAACAGCATTGCTTGGCTCTATTAAATCAAGAATATCCTCCGATAACACCAAAAAAATTCAGTTGGCCATCAGTACATTTGAAAAGTATGTTGATGTAAATAAACTGGATGAAAAAATTATTACGTTTAAACCCGAGGGTATAACGCCGCACATGTTTCAATACCAGCTGGCAAAACGTGCAAAAACCAAGATCAAACACATTGTATTGCCTGAAGGAAATGAAGACCGAATCTTAAAGGCAGCAGCCCGGTTAATAAACCAGGAAATTGTAGAACTTACCCTGTTGGGCGATGCCGGAGAAATTGCAGCATCTATTAAACGTCTTGGTTTAAATCTTGATTTAAAACGTATTCATATTATTGATCCTGTATTATCTGACAAATTTGATGATTATGTTGAAACTCTTTTTGAATTAAGAAAAGGAAAAAACATCACCATGGAGTCAGCCCGGGATCTGATGTCTGATGTATCGTATTACGGAACAATGATGGTGTTCAAAGGACATGCAGATGGAATGGTATCAGGTGCAGTGCACACAACACAGCATACAATTCGCCCGGCATTACAGTTTGTAAAAACAAAGCCCGGCATTTCAACCGTGTCTTCTGTTTTCTTTATGTGTTTGCCCGATCGTGTTTCTGTATTTGGCGATTGTGCGGTGAATCCTGATCCTACAGCAGAACAGTTAGCAGAGATTGCTATTTCATCAGCAGAAAGCAGTTTGAGTTTTGGTATTGAACCAAGAATAGCAATGCTTTCTTATTCTTCCGGAACATCAGGTGAAGGTGTTGATGTTGAAAAAGTAAGACAGGCTACACAAATAGTAAAACAAAAAAGACCTGATCTGAAAGTGGAAGGCCCGATTCAGTATGATGCAGCTGTTGATCCTGTTGTTGGTAAACAAAAAATGCCTGATTCAAAAGTAGCAGGACAGGCAAGTGTATTAATTTTCCCCGATTTGAATACAGGCAACAATACATACAAAGCTGTACAGCGTGAAACAGGTGCGCTGGCTATTGGTCCCATGCTGCAGGGATTGAACAAGCCCATCAACGATCTCAGCCGTGGCTGTACAGTTGATGATGTATTTAATACAGTCATTATTACAGCCATACAGGCACAGGATAAATAAAACAATAACTTACCGGCAGATTTTCATCTGCAAAAAATGATACTGATCGTATGAACATTTTTGTAATTAACACAGGCAGCAGTTCGCTCAAATACCAATTGTTTAAAATGCCGCATGAAAAACCGGTATGCAGTGGTTTGGTTGAGCGTATTGGCATGGATGGTTCTTCCATTACACATAAAACGTACCTGAATGGAGAAGAGAAAGTTGTAAAGGAACAGATTCAACTGGCCGATCATGAAGCAGGTTTGCATGAAGTAGTGAGTTTGCTCACCGATAAAGAAATCGGTGTAATAAAAAGTACTGATGAAATTGATGCAGTTGGTCACCGTGTTGTTCATGGTGGAGAAAGTTTTGCCGCAACAACCATCATCACCAATGAAGTAAAAGAAAAGATCAAAGAATTATTTTCACTTGCGCCATTGCATAACCCCGCCAATTATATCGGCATTCAGGTGGCAGAAAAAATATTTACCAAAGCAAAACAGGTAGCTGTGTTTGATACGGCCTTTCATCAAACAATGCCGGCGAAAGCATACAGGTTTGCTATTCCTCAAAATTTATATACAGAGCAGCATATCAGGGCCTATGGATTTCACGGTACTTCACACAAATATGTAAGCGAGCAGGCAATTGCTTACCTGCATAAGAAGGATGCGAAAGTGATTACCATTCACCTTGGTAACGGAAGCAGTATGACTGCAGTTGATGGCGGACGTTCTGTTGATACAACTATGGGCTTTGGCCCGGTTGGTGGTTTGATCATGGGAACAAGATCAGGCGATATTGATGCTGCTGTTATTTTTCATTTAATTGAACAGCTTGGTTACTCAGCAAAAGAAGTAAGTGAACTGCTGAACAAAAAAAGCGGCATGTCAGGATTAACCGGCTACAGTGATATGCGTGATATCCGCAAAGCAATAACAGAAGGTGATCAGCAGGCTGAACTTGCTTCAGAGTTGTATGCATACCGTATTAAGAAATATATCGGAGCGTATGCTGCAGTGCTCAACGGACTCGATGCAATTGTTTTCACAGCGGGAGTGGGAGAGAATGCAGTTGATATCCGCCGCCGTGTATGTAGCGATATGCAGTTCCTCGGTATTTATTTTGATGAAGCAAAAAATGAACTGCGCAGCTCTGAAATAAGAGAGATTAGTACAGCAGATTCGCCGGTAAAAATTTTAGTGATCCCTACCAATGAAGAGCTGGAAATAGTTAAACAGTGCTATGAATTGCTGAATGAAAAAGTAAATTAGCCTTTTAAAAAAGTCCCCCGTTTAAGAATTGGTGACCAGGAAGATCATTGTAGCAAGCTGAATAATAATTGATACAAAAGTGAAGCTTGCCACTTTGTACTTGCTTTTAACAAAGCGGATAACAGATATAATAAACATGGTCAACATCAACAGGAGAGCCGGTATTGTCAGTATCTCCACAATTACACCAAGAAGAACAGGTCTGTAGTGAAGTTTGTCTGCGGTAATAAGAAAAATAAAATAAGCCGCAACTGTCAGGCTTAAAAATAAAATGAGATTATTCTGTTTTGTTATTTTCATTTTCTAAAAAGAATCGTCAGTATCCTTGGAATTTCATTTCTGTTGTCATCATCAAAATATTCATTGATGTCAACAACAGACAATCCGTATTTTTTAGCAGGCAGTAAAAAATCAGAGAGATGATGATTGAAACATTGTATAACCTGTATGCCTGTTCCCGTTTCAAACCTTGCCTTGCTTCCGTTGTATTGTTTAAAGGGATGCAGCTCTCCAATATAAACATAGCCGCCAGTATTCAATGAGGCTGATACTTCTTTGAAGATGTGGTCAAGATTATCAATATGCTCCAGCACTAAACTGAAACTCACAAGATCGTATAATCCATTTCTGAAAGTCCAGTCTTTGGTAATATCTGCCTGTTTAAATTCAACTTTATCTGAGCTCACTTTCTCTTTTGCTTTCGCCAGCATTTCTTCCGATAGATCAACTGCTGTTACATGCTTTGCTTTTTCTGCAAACCAAACCGTATTCTTTCCTGTGCCGCAGCCAATTTCAAAACAACGGTTGAAGTTGATAGTTGCTAAATTGCTGCGCAGGGCAATGGCTTCCAGGTCTCTTGTTTTATTGAGATTGGTATCGTATTGCGATGCCCATGCATTGTAAGCCTGTTGAGTATTCATCCTGCCTGTTTATTATGATATGAAAGTAAGAAAAGCTGTAGAAATCATTTCAGCTCAAACTTATTTTTCTTTCGTCCAGATCCTGTAACCTTTAAAATAAGAGCTGTTCCAAACTTGATATCTCGGGATCATGAACTGATCCAACCTTCTTAAAAAGTCAGGATAGTTTTTTGTTTTGCTCCAGAGATTTTCACTGAGGGCAGTCATGCGTGGAAAAATCATGTAGTCAACTTTTGTTGAGTAGCCCATATACTCTGTCCACACATTTGCCTGTCCACCCACAATTTTATGCCCAAGGTTTGCTTTCTGTAAAGCATCAGGAATTACTTTGTAAGTATAAACAGCTTCTAAAGAATTATACCCTTTAATTGCCAGACTGTCGTTGGGGTCTTTCGATTGAAAATGATCAAAGTAAAAGGGAATACCCGGCGTCATAATAATATTGAATCCTTTTTTGGCTGCTGATAAAGCCTGCTTCTCATCGGCCCAGTTCATGATCAGTGTGGATGTATCCAGATCACCTTCAGCAATTTCATGCCAGCCAATGGCTTTCCTGTTCAATGTTTTTAAATAGGAAGCAATGTATTCAATGAAATAAGTTTGAAGTGCGGTTTCATCTTTCAGGTTGTTCTTCTGCATAAACTGCTGCGTTTTTTTATCCTGCTTCCACCACATCCTGCTGCATTCATCACCTCCAATATGAATATAAGTTGAAGGAAATAATTCAGTGAGTTCTTTAAACACTGATTTCAAAAACTGAAACGTGAAATCAGTTGGTGCCAGTACATTGTTCTGCCGGTTATACATTCCCCATGTAGTTGCCACATTCCACACAGTATCAGGTTTTGTACTCAGTTGCGGATAAGCCGCAATGGCAGCCCTGCTGTGACCGGGAATATCCAGCTCCGGAATAATGGTAATGCCACGCACAGTTGCGTAAGCAACAATTTCTTTTATTTCTGCTTTGGTATAAAAACCACCATAGCGTTTGCCATCATAACGGGCAGGTGCATCTTTAAAATGACCGATCAGTGTGGAATCTCTCCACGATGCAACAGGATTTAATTTTGGATAACTGCTAACTTCAAAACGCCAGCCCTGGTCATCGGTTAAATGCCAGTGAAATGTATTGAACTTATGAAAAGTGAGATAGTCAATATATTTTTTGATATAACTCGCCGGAAAAATATGGCGCACCACATCAAGGTGCATACCACGATAACTGAACTGCGGATAATCTGTAACAGCAACAGCAGGAAAAGTTATGGTTGATTGTTTCTTTAATGGGAATAATTGCAATAATGTTTGAGCTGCATTTACAAAACCACGAATATCTTTTGCAAGAATCAGCACACGTTCACCTCCGCTTTTCAACATATACATTTCTGCTTTGGTAATAGTTGCAGAATCGCAGAGCAATACAATTCCAGCAGG carries:
- the ftsZ gene encoding cell division protein FtsZ codes for the protein MIHFDLPKEKSSIIKVIGVGGGGSNAVNHMHSQIIEGVNFIICNTDAQAIAQSLVPNKVQLGPHLTQGLGAGANPEIGRQATEESLEEIKRILEVNTKMAFITAGMGGGTGTGGAPIIAKICKDLGILTVGIVTTPFGYEGKKRILQAEEGINKLKDYVDTLLVISNDKLRHQFGNLKMKEAFAKADNVLAAAAKCITDVINSTGQINVDFADVCTVMKNGGVAILGNASANGENRAQRAIEEALNSPLLNDNDISGAKWILININSAEGDHEFTMDEVEIIQNHLLSQAGENTDVILGLGYDATLGDQIGITLIATGFEQKNPFDKKPAVVEEVKPKPEKIVLTLGEPEKKEYKQPVLFEEAKDLFAPTIVEETTPVVQMSTAPVVETTKIEFVLEPVSVPAMMHPKVEEMKEEFSPMAAAKEEPVMQKSMNPVEHTREVKPAGGFLQKPAVIYAEPKEESIPEIKSEEKPVELPAQLRIVKDEEESFNMQLVEKKEQQPAEKELRSDQNVHLASSEEPPVTDEAEEQRKKAAERLQKLRNLSFNIHAADPNNEFDNVPAYLRRNLELYNTISSAENFYSNYTVQADENNQGQINTINTFLDGKKPD
- the pta gene encoding phosphate acetyltransferase, whose amino-acid sequence is MTKTIFIATTEPYSGKSIIALGIVNMLLAKARKVGYFKPIINDDPKGKRDVDIETIVHHFGLPIAYDDTYAFTRQQAMRQMEGENRGDLINTVIRKVKKLEETYDFTVIEGSDYLGEGTAFEFETNVSIAKNLNAPVVMVISGENKTTAQIVNTAQTVLRNFKSREVQVLAVVANKVKKSMVDDVQLLLSSQLNGGTILSVIPEDKNLQNPTMKEIHEQLGGKLLFGEKQLTNQVDNFVTGAMHLPHFLNHIVENVLIVTPGDRGDIIIGALQAGISVNYPKIAGIVLTAGIEPEEPVIRLLDGLQTVLPIISVKEGTFQTTALLGSIKSRISSDNTKKIQLAISTFEKYVDVNKLDEKIITFKPEGITPHMFQYQLAKRAKTKIKHIVLPEGNEDRILKAAARLINQEIVELTLLGDAGEIAASIKRLGLNLDLKRIHIIDPVLSDKFDDYVETLFELRKGKNITMESARDLMSDVSYYGTMMVFKGHADGMVSGAVHTTQHTIRPALQFVKTKPGISTVSSVFFMCLPDRVSVFGDCAVNPDPTAEQLAEIAISSAESSLSFGIEPRIAMLSYSSGTSGEGVDVEKVRQATQIVKQKRPDLKVEGPIQYDAAVDPVVGKQKMPDSKVAGQASVLIFPDLNTGNNTYKAVQRETGALAIGPMLQGLNKPINDLSRGCTVDDVFNTVIITAIQAQDK
- a CDS encoding acetate kinase; amino-acid sequence: MNIFVINTGSSSLKYQLFKMPHEKPVCSGLVERIGMDGSSITHKTYLNGEEKVVKEQIQLADHEAGLHEVVSLLTDKEIGVIKSTDEIDAVGHRVVHGGESFAATTIITNEVKEKIKELFSLAPLHNPANYIGIQVAEKIFTKAKQVAVFDTAFHQTMPAKAYRFAIPQNLYTEQHIRAYGFHGTSHKYVSEQAIAYLHKKDAKVITIHLGNGSSMTAVDGGRSVDTTMGFGPVGGLIMGTRSGDIDAAVIFHLIEQLGYSAKEVSELLNKKSGMSGLTGYSDMRDIRKAITEGDQQAELASELYAYRIKKYIGAYAAVLNGLDAIVFTAGVGENAVDIRRRVCSDMQFLGIYFDEAKNELRSSEIREISTADSPVKILVIPTNEELEIVKQCYELLNEKVN
- a CDS encoding class I SAM-dependent methyltransferase, which gives rise to MNTQQAYNAWASQYDTNLNKTRDLEAIALRSNLATINFNRCFEIGCGTGKNTVWFAEKAKHVTAVDLSEEMLAKAKEKVSSDKVEFKQADITKDWTFRNGLYDLVSFSLVLEHIDNLDHIFKEVSASLNTGGYVYIGELHPFKQYNGSKARFETGTGIQVIQCFNHHLSDFLLPAKKYGLSVVDINEYFDDDNRNEIPRILTILFRK
- a CDS encoding beta-N-acetylhexosaminidase, which translates into the protein MKKISLVVVVLFISIHSFAQSANNIIPAPVKFETVQSSAVQLTGNSTIYYSKAFEAQAKYLRDELQKQSGVTLLLQEIPLTKKLPPAGIVLLCDSATITKAEMYMLKSGGERVLILAKDIRGFVNAAQTLLQLFPLKKQSTITFPAVAVTDYPQFSYRGMHLDVVRHIFPASYIKKYIDYLTFHKFNTFHWHLTDDQGWRFEVSSYPKLNPVASWRDSTLIGHFKDAPARYDGKRYGGFYTKAEIKEIVAYATVRGITIIPELDIPGHSRAAIAAYPQLSTKPDTVWNVATTWGMYNRQNNVLAPTDFTFQFLKSVFKELTELFPSTYIHIGGDECSRMWWKQDKKTQQFMQKNNLKDETALQTYFIEYIASYLKTLNRKAIGWHEIAEGDLDTSTLIMNWADEKQALSAAKKGFNIIMTPGIPFYFDHFQSKDPNDSLAIKGYNSLEAVYTYKVIPDALQKANLGHKIVGGQANVWTEYMGYSTKVDYMIFPRMTALSENLWSKTKNYPDFLRRLDQFMIPRYQVWNSSYFKGYRIWTKEK